The proteins below come from a single Caulobacter flavus genomic window:
- the metE gene encoding 5-methyltetrahydropteroyltriglutamate--homocysteine S-methyltransferase: MTVTVAALGFPRIGPQRRLKTALEAHWAGRLDAAGLQAQAAELRALAWRRQADLGVDHVPGNDFSLYDHVLDTAVMVGAIPSGYGWTGGPVDLPLYFAMARGTQGHGAQGEHETCGHGCAHGAPATGLPALEMTKWFDTNYHYLAPELVPGQAFALTSTKVVDDFLEAKAQGIFTRPVILGPVTFLKLAKSKDKDFQPLSLLSALLPVYAEILQRLAVAGADWVQIDEPCLALDLTDFERAEIRRAYGALTHAAPRLRILLASYFGTYGDNLSTAANLPVDGLHLDLVRAPQDLDAVLALARDSLVLELGVVDGRNVWRADLEAVLDRVEPVVAARGPDRVILAPSCSLLHTPLDLAVETALDPEVAQWLAFAVQKLEELAILAKALNQGRAAVREQLDAASAAVASRKTSPRIHDAAVQARAAAVTAGDATRATPFAQRIVLQQQRLSLPPLPTTTIGSFPQTAAVRAARAAHAKGQMPDVDYADFLRAETARAVAWQQDIGLDVLVHGEFERNDMVQYFGERLNGFTFTKHAWVQSYGSRCVRPPILYGDVSRPAPMTVEWWAYAQSLTDKPMKGMLTGPVTILQWSFVRDDIPRGQTCRQIALAVRDEVLDLEAAGAKIIQIDEAALREGLPLRRGDWDAYLAWAVEAFRIAASGVRDETQIHTHMCYSEFNDIIAAIGAMDADVISIETARSKMELLDAFEAYAYPAQIGPGVYDIHAPRSPASGEMLDLLALAGQRLSPAQLWVNPDCGLKTRKWEEVEPALANMVAAAKAAREQLVGA, translated from the coding sequence ATGACCGTCACCGTCGCCGCCCTCGGCTTTCCCCGCATCGGCCCGCAGCGCCGCCTGAAGACTGCGCTGGAGGCCCACTGGGCCGGCCGCCTCGACGCCGCCGGCCTCCAGGCGCAGGCCGCCGAGCTTCGCGCCCTGGCCTGGCGCCGCCAGGCCGACCTGGGCGTCGACCACGTGCCCGGCAACGACTTCTCGCTGTACGACCACGTGCTCGACACCGCCGTCATGGTCGGCGCGATCCCGTCCGGCTATGGCTGGACCGGCGGCCCCGTGGACCTGCCGCTCTACTTCGCCATGGCGCGCGGCACGCAAGGTCATGGCGCCCAAGGCGAGCACGAGACCTGCGGTCACGGCTGCGCCCACGGCGCCCCCGCCACCGGCTTGCCGGCGCTCGAGATGACCAAGTGGTTCGACACCAACTACCACTACCTCGCGCCCGAGCTGGTCCCCGGCCAGGCCTTCGCCCTGACCTCGACCAAGGTCGTCGACGACTTCCTCGAGGCCAAGGCGCAAGGGATCTTCACCCGCCCGGTGATCCTGGGCCCCGTCACCTTCCTCAAGCTGGCCAAGTCCAAGGACAAGGACTTCCAGCCGCTGTCGCTGCTGTCGGCGCTGCTGCCCGTCTATGCCGAGATCCTGCAGCGCCTGGCCGTGGCCGGCGCCGACTGGGTGCAGATCGACGAGCCGTGCCTGGCGCTCGACCTCACCGACTTCGAGCGCGCCGAGATCCGCCGCGCCTACGGCGCCCTGACCCACGCCGCCCCGCGCCTGCGCATCCTGCTGGCCAGCTATTTCGGGACCTACGGCGACAATCTCTCCACCGCCGCCAACTTGCCGGTCGACGGCCTGCACCTGGACCTCGTGCGCGCGCCGCAAGACCTCGACGCCGTGCTCGCCCTGGCCCGCGACAGCCTCGTCCTCGAACTCGGCGTCGTCGACGGCCGCAACGTCTGGCGCGCCGATCTCGAAGCCGTTCTCGACCGCGTCGAACCCGTGGTCGCCGCCCGCGGCCCCGACCGGGTGATCCTGGCCCCGTCCTGCTCGCTGCTGCACACGCCGCTCGATCTCGCGGTCGAGACCGCCCTCGACCCCGAGGTCGCCCAGTGGCTGGCCTTCGCCGTCCAGAAGCTGGAAGAGCTGGCCATCCTGGCCAAGGCCCTGAACCAGGGTCGCGCCGCCGTCCGCGAGCAACTCGACGCCGCGAGCGCCGCCGTCGCCTCGCGCAAGACTTCGCCGCGCATCCACGACGCCGCAGTCCAGGCCCGCGCCGCCGCAGTCACGGCCGGTGACGCGACCCGCGCCACGCCGTTCGCTCAGCGCATCGTCCTGCAGCAGCAGCGCCTGTCCCTGCCGCCCCTGCCGACCACCACCATCGGCTCGTTCCCGCAGACCGCCGCCGTGCGAGCCGCCCGCGCCGCCCACGCCAAGGGACAAATGCCCGACGTCGACTACGCCGACTTCCTGCGCGCCGAGACCGCCCGCGCGGTGGCCTGGCAGCAGGACATCGGCCTCGACGTGCTGGTCCACGGCGAGTTCGAGCGCAACGACATGGTCCAGTACTTCGGCGAGCGGCTGAACGGCTTTACCTTCACCAAGCATGCCTGGGTCCAGTCCTACGGCTCGCGCTGCGTGCGCCCGCCGATCCTTTACGGCGACGTCTCGCGTCCCGCGCCGATGACGGTCGAGTGGTGGGCCTACGCCCAATCCCTCACCGACAAGCCGATGAAGGGCATGCTGACGGGCCCGGTCACCATCCTGCAGTGGTCGTTCGTCCGCGACGACATCCCGCGCGGCCAGACCTGCCGCCAGATCGCCCTGGCCGTCCGCGACGAGGTGCTCGACCTGGAAGCCGCCGGCGCGAAGATCATCCAGATCGACGAGGCCGCCCTGCGCGAGGGCCTGCCGCTGCGTCGCGGCGATTGGGACGCCTATCTTGCCTGGGCCGTCGAGGCCTTCCGCATCGCCGCCAGCGGCGTGCGCGACGAGACCCAGATCCACACCCACATGTGCTACTCGGAGTTCAACGACATCATCGCCGCCATCGGCGCCATGGACGCCGACGTCATCTCCATCGAGACCGCGCGCTCGAAGATGGAGCTGCTCGACGCCTTCGAGGCCTACGCCTACCCGGCCCAGATCGGCCCCGGCGTCTACGACATCCACGCCCCCCGCAGCCCCGCCTCCGGCGAGATGCTCGACCTGCTCGCCCTGGCCGGCCAGCGCCTGTCGCCCGCCCAGCTGTGGGTCAATCCCGACTGCGGCCTGAAGACCCGCAAGTGGGAAGAAGTCGAACCGGCCCTGGCCAACATGGTCGCCGCCGCCAAGGCCGCGAGGGAGCAACTGGTCGGGGCGTAG
- a CDS encoding PepSY domain-containing protein encodes MKPIRAILAAAAIVAALPGAALAQRGPDSLGADWRARQDQARGGVQSGRLVPLSAVIDNIARRTPGRLLDAGLEGRNYRIRWATTDGRRIDFIVDAESGRILSGG; translated from the coding sequence ATGAAGCCGATCCGAGCCATACTCGCCGCAGCCGCCATCGTCGCCGCCCTCCCGGGCGCGGCTCTGGCCCAGCGCGGCCCGGACTCTCTGGGCGCCGACTGGCGGGCCCGGCAGGACCAGGCGCGTGGCGGCGTACAGTCGGGCCGGCTGGTGCCGCTGAGCGCGGTGATCGACAACATCGCCCGCCGCACGCCGGGCCGCCTGCTGGACGCGGGCCTGGAAGGCCGCAACTATCGCATCCGCTGGGCGACGACCGACGGCCGCCGCATCGACTTCATCGTCGACGCCGAGAGCGGCCGGATCCTCAGCGGGGGCTAA
- a CDS encoding response regulator transcription factor, protein MRILLVEDDPDLSRQLKLALADAGYAVDHAADGEEAQFLGETEPYDAVILDLGLPKVDGVSVLERWRRGSVATPVLILTARGAWSEKVAGFDAGADDYLTKPFHTEELLARLRALLRRSAGHAAPSLTCGGLRLDPRAARASVNGEPLRLTSLEYRLLHYMMMHQGRVIGRTELVEHLYDQDFDRDSNTIEVFIGRLRKKLGADRIETVRGLGYRLIPLEGETTG, encoded by the coding sequence ATGCGCATCCTGCTCGTCGAAGACGATCCCGACCTGTCGCGCCAGCTGAAGCTGGCCCTGGCCGACGCCGGCTACGCCGTCGACCATGCCGCCGACGGCGAGGAGGCCCAGTTCCTCGGCGAGACCGAGCCCTATGACGCGGTCATCCTCGACCTGGGCCTGCCCAAGGTGGACGGGGTGTCGGTGCTGGAGCGCTGGCGGCGCGGCAGCGTGGCCACGCCGGTGCTGATCCTCACCGCCCGCGGCGCCTGGAGCGAGAAGGTCGCCGGCTTCGACGCCGGGGCTGACGACTACCTGACCAAGCCGTTCCACACCGAAGAGCTGCTGGCGCGCCTGCGGGCGCTGCTGCGGCGCTCGGCCGGCCACGCCGCGCCGAGCCTGACCTGCGGCGGCCTGCGCCTGGATCCGCGCGCCGCGCGGGCCAGCGTCAACGGCGAACCGCTGCGCCTGACCTCGCTGGAATACCGCCTGCTGCACTACATGATGATGCACCAGGGCCGGGTGATCGGCCGCACCGAGCTGGTCGAGCACCTGTACGACCAGGACTTCGACCGCGACTCAAACACCATCGAGGTGTTCATCGGCCGCCTGCGCAAGAAGCTGGGCGCCGACCGCATCGAGACGGTGCGCGGCCTGGGCTACAGGCTGATCCCGCTGGAAGGCGAGACGACCGGGTGA
- a CDS encoding ATP-binding protein: MLMLDFRKRSLVRRLVLLAAIWTLIVLLAAGAFLTAQFRDAAIRRFDQSLAVLTDDLYAGSAVEDGVLKAPFLTDIRATRAYSGRYWTIFAQRNGALKAVERSRSLFDSDLMLSTAQVDRLTADPGKTQFFDMHGPQDTPLRAAAILARLPNYPDPVVFIAAEDRSPIDDDADRFGRITIFALLLLGAGLILAIVVQVRFGLQPIFRLRREIADVRRGKAERLAGPYPVELEPLAGELNGLLAHNQEVVERQRTHVGNLAHALKTPLSVMLTEASQQGGALAEVVERQAQTMREQVDHHLRRARAAARSQTSGERTPVEPILDELAVTLERIFQDKADGRGVEIDWRCPEDLCFQGERQDFMELAGNVMENAGKWSKAKIRAEARADGEGKMLLVVDDDGPGIPAEQRAQALKRGQRMDEHTPGTGLGLSIVDELTRAYGGSVTLDDSPLGGLRVVLSLPRAEG; encoded by the coding sequence CTGTTGATGCTCGACTTCCGCAAGCGCTCGCTCGTCCGGCGGCTGGTGCTGCTGGCGGCCATCTGGACGCTGATCGTGCTGCTGGCGGCCGGGGCCTTCCTGACCGCCCAGTTCCGCGACGCGGCCATCCGCCGGTTCGACCAGTCGCTGGCGGTGCTGACCGACGACCTCTACGCCGGCTCGGCGGTGGAGGACGGGGTGCTGAAGGCGCCATTCCTGACCGATATCCGCGCCACCCGGGCCTATTCGGGCCGCTACTGGACGATCTTCGCCCAGCGGAACGGGGCCCTCAAGGCGGTCGAGCGCTCGCGGTCGCTGTTCGACAGCGACCTGATGCTGTCGACGGCCCAGGTCGACCGGCTGACCGCCGACCCGGGCAAGACCCAGTTCTTCGACATGCACGGTCCGCAGGACACGCCGCTGCGGGCGGCGGCGATCCTGGCGCGCCTGCCCAACTATCCCGACCCGGTGGTGTTCATCGCCGCCGAAGACCGATCCCCGATCGACGACGACGCCGACCGTTTCGGAAGAATCACCATCTTCGCCCTGCTGCTGCTGGGCGCGGGCCTGATCCTGGCCATCGTCGTGCAGGTGCGTTTCGGCCTGCAGCCGATCTTCCGCCTTCGCCGCGAGATCGCCGACGTGCGGCGCGGCAAGGCCGAGCGGCTGGCCGGCCCCTATCCGGTGGAGCTGGAGCCGCTGGCCGGCGAGCTGAACGGCCTGCTGGCCCACAACCAGGAAGTGGTCGAGCGCCAGCGCACCCACGTCGGCAACCTGGCCCACGCCCTGAAGACGCCGCTGTCGGTGATGCTGACCGAGGCCAGCCAGCAGGGCGGGGCGCTGGCCGAGGTGGTCGAGCGCCAGGCCCAGACCATGCGCGAGCAGGTCGACCACCACCTGCGCCGGGCGCGGGCGGCGGCGCGCTCGCAGACCAGCGGCGAGCGCACGCCGGTGGAGCCGATTCTCGACGAACTGGCCGTGACCCTGGAGCGGATCTTCCAGGACAAGGCCGACGGCCGGGGCGTGGAGATCGACTGGCGCTGCCCCGAGGACCTTTGCTTCCAGGGCGAGCGGCAGGACTTCATGGAACTGGCCGGCAACGTCATGGAAAACGCCGGCAAGTGGTCGAAGGCCAAGATCCGGGCCGAGGCCAGGGCCGACGGCGAGGGCAAGATGCTGCTGGTCGTCGACGACGACGGGCCGGGCATTCCCGCCGAGCAGCGGGCGCAGGCGCTCAAGCGCGGCCAACGGATGGACGAGCACACGCCGGGCACCGGCCTTGGCCTGTCGATCGTCGACGAACTGACCCGGGCCTATGGCGGATCGGTGACGCTGGACGATTCGCCGCTGGGCGGCCTGCGGGTGGTGCTGTCGCTGCCGCGCGCCGAAGGTTAA
- the ccmI gene encoding c-type cytochrome biogenesis protein CcmI produces MIGFWIAAAGLSAAVAALVLRGAARGLTPAGDDPALAVHRRQLSEIDDLAERGLLAEGELKAARAEAGRRLLAAADQSAAWPREGLGPRRVTVIAAAAAPLLALGLYVVVGAPGAPDQPFARRVAEWKAGDASLLDPPRIVAILEQAARTETDNPELYRNLAIARMAGGDAIGAAEALRKAVRLAPQRAELWTALGEAFVTSEEGQVGADARTAFTEALKRDPENLSARYHLAKGEIADGRLEAGLAGWRAVLADLPADDPRRPVLAAEIDRTAQAGRLVDAVPQQAAAGEVTPDMIQGMVEGLAQRLAAAPDDPEGWVRLVRAYAVLGDAARRDAALKAASERFADQPRVLAALRQAADTPPAQTLNVPKSNAR; encoded by the coding sequence ATGATCGGTTTCTGGATCGCAGCCGCGGGTCTGTCCGCCGCCGTCGCCGCCCTCGTGCTGCGAGGCGCCGCGCGTGGTCTCACGCCCGCCGGGGACGATCCTGCCCTGGCCGTGCACCGCCGCCAGCTTTCCGAGATCGACGACCTGGCCGAGCGGGGCCTGCTGGCCGAGGGCGAGCTGAAGGCCGCCCGCGCCGAGGCCGGTCGCCGCCTGCTGGCCGCCGCCGACCAGAGCGCGGCCTGGCCAAGAGAGGGTCTGGGTCCGCGCCGCGTGACCGTGATCGCCGCCGCCGCCGCGCCGCTGCTGGCCCTGGGTCTCTATGTCGTCGTCGGGGCGCCGGGCGCGCCCGACCAGCCGTTCGCCCGCCGGGTGGCCGAATGGAAGGCGGGCGATGCGAGCCTGCTCGATCCGCCGCGCATCGTGGCGATCCTGGAGCAGGCGGCCCGCACCGAGACCGACAATCCCGAGCTCTATCGCAACCTGGCCATCGCCCGCATGGCCGGCGGCGACGCCATCGGCGCGGCCGAGGCCTTGCGCAAGGCCGTGCGCCTGGCGCCGCAGCGGGCCGAGCTGTGGACGGCGCTGGGCGAGGCCTTCGTGACCAGCGAGGAGGGCCAGGTGGGCGCCGACGCCCGCACCGCCTTCACCGAGGCGCTCAAGCGCGATCCTGAGAACCTTTCCGCCCGCTATCACCTGGCCAAGGGCGAGATCGCCGACGGCCGCCTCGAGGCCGGTCTGGCCGGCTGGCGCGCGGTGCTGGCCGACCTGCCGGCCGACGACCCGCGCCGCCCGGTGCTGGCCGCCGAGATCGACCGCACGGCTCAGGCCGGACGCCTGGTCGACGCCGTCCCGCAGCAGGCCGCCGCCGGCGAGGTCACCCCCGACATGATCCAGGGCATGGTCGAGGGCCTGGCCCAGCGGCTGGCCGCGGCGCCCGACGACCCCGAAGGCTGGGTGCGGCTGGTGCGCGCCTATGCCGTGCTCGGCGACGCCGCCCGCCGCGACGCGGCCCTGAAGGCCGCCTCCGAGCGCTTCGCGGACCAGCCCCGCGTGCTGGCCGCGCTGCGCCAGGCCGCCGACACGCCGCCCGCCCAGACCCTGAACGTCCCCAAGTCGAACGCGCGATGA
- the ccmE gene encoding cytochrome c maturation protein CcmE: MSLLPKSRKARRRLTILLAIAPVAALAVGLALYGMRDSISLFYTPAQAQEAKVPAGRKVQLGGLVQTGSVVKHPDGLVEFVVADQKATSKVRYQGDLPDLFREGQGIVATGAFDDDGVFVAGQVLAKHDERYMPREVAKAIKEQGEWRGEGAPPPAYGSSKGPEKTAK, translated from the coding sequence ATGAGCCTGCTTCCCAAATCCCGCAAGGCGCGCCGGCGCCTGACCATCCTGCTGGCCATCGCGCCGGTGGCGGCCCTGGCGGTGGGCCTGGCGCTGTACGGCATGCGGGACTCGATCTCGCTGTTCTACACCCCCGCCCAGGCCCAGGAGGCCAAGGTGCCGGCCGGCCGCAAGGTGCAGCTCGGCGGGCTGGTCCAGACGGGGAGCGTGGTCAAGCATCCCGACGGCCTGGTGGAGTTCGTCGTCGCCGACCAGAAGGCGACCAGCAAGGTGCGCTACCAGGGCGACCTGCCCGACCTGTTCCGCGAGGGGCAGGGGATCGTCGCCACCGGCGCCTTCGACGACGACGGCGTGTTCGTCGCCGGGCAGGTGCTGGCCAAGCACGACGAGCGCTACATGCCGCGCGAGGTGGCCAAGGCCATCAAGGAGCAGGGCGAGTGGCGCGGCGAGGGGGCGCCGCCTCCCGCTTATGGATCGTCCAAGGGTCCGGAGAAGACCGCCAAATGA
- a CDS encoding heme lyase CcmF/NrfE family subunit, whose translation MIVEFGAFALVLALALSVAQTGLSAAGALRRSGVLAGAGRGAALGAFAALACAFAALIYAFVGSDFSVANVAANSHTAKPLLYKVAGAWGSHEGSMLLWCLVLTGYGAAVAVFGERLPPRLRAWAIAMQGALGVLFSAYTVFASNPLARLADPPVEGRSLNPLLQDWALAVHPPFLYAGYVGFSVVFSFAVAALIEGKVDAAFARWVRPWTLAAWSLLTVGITLGAFWAYYELGWGGWWFWDPVENASFMPWLIGAALLHSAIVLEKRGALPGWTVFLALAAFGFSMLGAFLVRSGVLTSVHAFAVDPTRGVLLLSIMGIAAGFGFLMFAIRAPSLNAGGLFAPVSRESAIVLNNIILSAATATVLLGTLYPLIREAMDGEAVSVGPPFFNLTFTPLLVLALAILPAGPLLAWKRGDARLVVRRLWLALLIAAILGMAAYAVVTPRKALASLGLVLGFWLIGGALAELAERVKAFRAPWAEVRRRAAGLPRGAWGTTIAHAGLGLFVLGACFETAWKVETAQALSVGGRIELGGYVLTLTDVGTLEGPNYLAERGIVRIEKQDGGLVCTAQPERRFFPTGGQTTSEVALCPRGLDDLYVVIGERRAGADGQPAWLVRAYVNPWVRLIFLGPLIMALGGVVSLSDRRLRLGVARKAKGAQA comes from the coding sequence ATGATCGTCGAGTTCGGCGCCTTCGCGCTGGTTTTGGCCCTGGCCCTGTCGGTCGCCCAGACGGGTCTTTCCGCCGCCGGCGCCTTGCGGCGCTCGGGCGTGCTGGCCGGGGCGGGACGCGGCGCGGCCCTGGGGGCCTTCGCGGCCCTGGCCTGCGCCTTCGCGGCGCTGATCTACGCCTTCGTGGGCTCGGACTTCTCGGTGGCCAACGTGGCGGCCAATTCCCACACCGCCAAGCCGCTGCTCTACAAGGTGGCCGGCGCCTGGGGCAGCCACGAGGGCTCGATGCTGCTGTGGTGCCTGGTGCTGACCGGCTACGGCGCGGCCGTGGCGGTGTTCGGCGAGCGCCTGCCGCCGCGCCTGCGGGCCTGGGCCATCGCCATGCAGGGCGCGCTGGGCGTGCTGTTTTCGGCTTACACCGTCTTCGCCTCTAATCCGCTGGCCCGCCTGGCCGACCCGCCGGTGGAAGGCCGCTCGCTCAATCCGCTGCTGCAGGACTGGGCGCTGGCCGTGCACCCGCCGTTCCTCTACGCCGGCTATGTCGGCTTCTCGGTGGTGTTCTCGTTCGCGGTCGCCGCCCTGATCGAGGGCAAGGTCGACGCGGCCTTCGCCCGCTGGGTGCGGCCCTGGACCCTGGCGGCCTGGAGCCTGCTGACCGTCGGCATCACCCTGGGCGCCTTCTGGGCCTATTACGAGCTGGGCTGGGGCGGCTGGTGGTTCTGGGACCCGGTCGAGAACGCCAGCTTCATGCCCTGGCTGATCGGGGCGGCCCTGCTGCACTCGGCCATCGTGCTGGAGAAGCGCGGCGCCCTGCCGGGCTGGACGGTGTTCCTGGCCCTGGCGGCGTTCGGCTTCTCGATGCTGGGCGCGTTCCTCGTGCGCTCGGGCGTGCTGACCAGTGTCCACGCCTTCGCCGTCGACCCGACGCGCGGCGTGCTGCTGCTGAGCATCATGGGGATCGCGGCGGGCTTCGGCTTCCTGATGTTCGCGATCCGCGCGCCGAGCCTGAACGCCGGCGGCCTGTTCGCGCCGGTCAGCCGCGAGAGCGCGATCGTGCTGAACAACATCATCCTGTCGGCGGCGACGGCGACGGTGCTGCTGGGCACGCTCTATCCGCTGATCCGCGAGGCCATGGACGGCGAGGCCGTCTCGGTGGGGCCGCCGTTCTTCAACCTGACCTTCACGCCGCTCCTGGTGTTGGCGCTGGCCATCCTGCCGGCCGGGCCGCTGCTGGCCTGGAAGCGGGGCGACGCGCGCCTGGTCGTGCGTCGGCTTTGGCTGGCGCTGCTGATCGCGGCGATCCTGGGCATGGCCGCCTACGCCGTGGTCACGCCGCGCAAGGCGCTGGCCAGCCTTGGGCTGGTGCTGGGCTTCTGGCTGATCGGCGGGGCGCTGGCCGAGCTGGCCGAACGGGTGAAGGCCTTCCGCGCGCCCTGGGCCGAGGTGCGCCGCCGCGCCGCCGGCCTGCCGCGCGGCGCCTGGGGCACGACCATCGCCCATGCGGGCCTTGGCCTCTTCGTGCTGGGCGCCTGCTTCGAGACCGCCTGGAAGGTCGAGACCGCCCAGGCCCTGTCGGTCGGCGGCAGGATCGAGTTGGGCGGCTACGTGCTGACCCTGACCGACGTCGGCACGCTGGAAGGGCCCAACTACCTGGCCGAGCGCGGGATCGTGCGTATCGAGAAGCAGGACGGGGGGCTGGTCTGCACCGCCCAGCCCGAGCGGCGGTTCTTCCCCACCGGCGGCCAGACGACCTCGGAAGTGGCGCTATGCCCGCGCGGCCTGGACGACCTATACGTGGTCATCGGCGAGCGCCGGGCCGGCGCCGACGGCCAGCCGGCCTGGCTGGTGCGGGCCTACGTCAATCCGTGGGTGCGGCTGATCTTCCTGGGACCGCTGATCATGGCGCTGGGGGGCGTGGTATCGCTGTCGGACCGTCGGCTGCGGCTGGGCGTGGCCAGGAAAGCCAAGGGAGCGCAGGCGTGA
- a CDS encoding cytochrome c-type biogenesis protein, giving the protein MKAFVRTLAVALAAVACMAAASDPSERLADPAQEARARDLFKEVRCLVCQNESIDDSEAALARDLRLLVRDQVKQGRSDAEIRAFLTQRYGEFVLLKPPFSAGNAVLWLTPLAVLLAGGGLMVALLRRRRTPEAGPEALSAEEEARLKGLLEGE; this is encoded by the coding sequence GTGAAGGCGTTCGTCCGGACCCTCGCCGTCGCCCTAGCCGCCGTCGCCTGCATGGCCGCCGCCTCCGATCCGTCCGAGCGCCTGGCCGACCCGGCCCAGGAGGCCAGGGCGCGCGATCTGTTCAAGGAAGTGCGCTGCCTGGTCTGCCAGAACGAGTCCATCGACGACTCCGAGGCGGCGCTGGCCCGCGACCTGCGTCTTCTGGTGCGCGACCAAGTGAAGCAGGGGCGGAGCGACGCGGAGATCCGCGCGTTCCTGACGCAGCGCTATGGCGAGTTCGTGCTGCTGAAGCCGCCGTTCTCGGCCGGCAACGCGGTGCTGTGGCTTACGCCGCTGGCGGTTCTGCTGGCCGGCGGGGGGCTGATGGTCGCGCTGCTGCGGCGTCGCCGGACCCCCGAAGCGGGGCCGGAAGCGCTGTCGGCGGAGGAAGAAGCGCGGCTGAAGGGACTACTCGAAGGCGAATGA
- a CDS encoding Do family serine endopeptidase, with the protein MAARKSGFIVGAVAGAGVACAALAGVGMRMGPAGAAEQEPSLVRASATSAPMFAPPPGAPLSFADIFEKVSPAVVQIDVTSKADPKARLRIPGLEGLPFDIVPRGQKPGEEGEDAQAAPKQQSSGSGFFISADGYIVTNNHVVADADTDGINVVMKDGRELKATIVGRDESTDLAVIKVIDPQAKGAAFPYVNFENQARPRVGDWVITIGNPFGLGGTATAGIISAYGRDLGDNSSQFVDYIQIDAPINRGNSGGPSFDIYGRVIGVNTAIFSPTGGSVGIGFAIPADVAEATAKQLINGGKVVRGYIGAQIQPFTSEMAEAQGLAGTKGAIVADLVPGGPAQRGGLMPEDVVTSVNGVAIKSGSELTREVAKARPGEVIKLAVLRGGKPRTVEIRSGVRPTEKELADNDNEDGGDKAAPAKPAAPKAEALGMSLSPLDDAARKANGIDSAVKGLLIDSVKASSDAGEKGLRKGDVITSVNGDTVSTVADVTAAVETAKKLQRPSVNLRIVRAGRPTIVPLKIAP; encoded by the coding sequence ATGGCTGCTCGGAAGTCAGGATTCATTGTTGGCGCCGTCGCGGGCGCCGGCGTTGCTTGCGCCGCTTTGGCGGGCGTGGGCATGCGCATGGGGCCGGCCGGCGCGGCCGAGCAGGAGCCGTCGCTGGTGCGCGCTTCGGCCACGAGCGCGCCGATGTTCGCCCCGCCGCCGGGAGCGCCCCTGTCCTTCGCCGACATCTTCGAGAAGGTCTCTCCGGCCGTCGTGCAGATCGACGTGACGTCCAAAGCCGACCCGAAGGCCCGCCTGCGCATTCCCGGCCTTGAGGGCCTGCCCTTCGACATCGTGCCGCGCGGCCAGAAGCCGGGCGAAGAGGGCGAGGACGCGCAGGCCGCGCCCAAGCAGCAGTCCTCGGGCTCGGGCTTCTTCATCTCGGCCGACGGCTACATCGTCACCAACAACCACGTGGTGGCCGACGCCGACACCGACGGCATCAATGTCGTCATGAAAGACGGCCGCGAGCTGAAGGCCACCATCGTCGGCCGCGACGAGAGCACCGACCTGGCGGTGATCAAGGTCATCGACCCGCAGGCCAAGGGCGCGGCGTTCCCGTATGTGAATTTCGAGAACCAGGCCCGCCCGCGCGTCGGCGACTGGGTGATCACCATCGGCAACCCGTTCGGCCTGGGCGGCACGGCCACGGCCGGCATCATCTCGGCCTATGGCCGCGACCTGGGCGACAACTCCTCGCAGTTCGTCGACTACATCCAGATCGACGCCCCCATCAACCGCGGCAACTCGGGCGGTCCGTCGTTCGACATCTACGGCCGGGTGATCGGCGTGAACACGGCGATCTTCTCGCCGACCGGCGGCTCGGTGGGCATCGGCTTCGCCATCCCGGCCGACGTGGCCGAGGCCACCGCCAAGCAGCTGATCAACGGCGGCAAGGTGGTGCGCGGCTACATCGGCGCCCAGATCCAGCCGTTCACCAGCGAGATGGCCGAGGCGCAGGGCCTGGCCGGCACCAAGGGCGCCATCGTCGCCGACCTGGTGCCCGGCGGTCCCGCCCAGCGCGGCGGCCTGATGCCCGAGGACGTGGTCACCAGCGTCAACGGCGTGGCGATCAAGAGCGGCTCGGAACTGACCCGCGAAGTGGCCAAGGCCCGTCCGGGCGAGGTCATCAAGCTGGCCGTGCTGCGCGGCGGCAAGCCCCGTACCGTCGAGATCCGCTCGGGCGTGCGCCCGACCGAGAAGGAACTGGCCGACAACGACAACGAGGACGGCGGCGACAAGGCCGCTCCGGCCAAGCCGGCGGCCCCCAAGGCCGAGGCCCTGGGCATGAGCCTGTCGCCCCTGGATGACGCCGCCCGCAAGGCCAACGGCATCGACAGCGCGGTGAAGGGCCTGCTGATCGACAGCGTCAAGGCCTCGTCCGACGCCGGCGAGAAGGGCCTGCGCAAGGGCGACGTGATCACCAGCGTCAACGGCGACACCGTCAGCACCGTGGCCGATGTCACCGCCGCGGTCGAGACGGCCAAGAAGCTGCAGCGCCCGAGCGTCAACCTGCGCATCGTCCGCGCCGGCCGCCCGACCATCGTGCCGCTGAAGATCGCTCCGTAA